Genomic window (Cellulosilyticum lentocellum DSM 5427):
GTAGTGGAAAGCGATCTGCAAAAATGACTTCTTTTCTTTTACCACTAGCAATTACTTTCTCAAAGGCTGCATCTAAATCTTGTAATTGTTTTACATAAGCTGATGTATTTTCTTCATAATCAGTTTTATTTATCTCATCTGCTTCAATAACAGCCGCTTCGATGGCCTTTACAATCTTAATAGCATTTTTAGGTGAGGTCCATACATGCTCATCGTATTCAACTGCTTCATGATCATGATCTTCCTCATGTTCTTCCTGGTGAGCTTCTTCATCTTGATGTTCATCCGCTTCATCATGTTCATCTGCTTTAGCATGTTCATCCTCTTCATCGTGTTCATGCTGCATACCTTCCACTATTTCTTCTTCTACAAGTTCAACACATTCTAACATCTTAATAACTTTCATATCTTTATTATCAATAGATTCTAATATGCCATCTACCCAAGCATCAGAATCTCCACCTCCATAAATAAAGACATCACAATTTTGAATCTTGATAATATCTTGTGGTGTCGGTTCATAAGAATGACTTTCTGCCGCCGGTGGTAACAGCATGCTCACCTCCGCTTTATCCCCTACAATTTGTCTTACAAAGTCATAGGGTGCAAAAACTGAAGTCACGATATTTAACCTGTCTGACTGAGGCCCAGATACTTCTTTATTTGTGCAGCCAAATAAAAGCATTGTTGATATGAGAAAAATACTCGCTAATGCTGTTCTTTTTTTATTCATTTCTATCCCTCCAAATTTAATATGGTTCTTCTCTTTGTTTAAACACCATCATTTCAATTCAGAAGTTTTACTTTAAGGGTTATAGGCGATGACTGAGAAAGATTCACTGCTACGCCAGCTTGGATATGTACTCTAATAAGGCACAATGGTTGAATTAATAATGCACCTAGCACAGCCCCTTTAATACTGTTAAGTAAATCTCTAGCTACATGAATCTGTAAACATATAGGGCAACCTTGGCCAGTACAATCATGATGATTTTCTTTATTAATATACACAATTGAAAATAACATACAAACAATCAACAATAACCCTAGCATGACTGTTATCTTTTTATGTTTTTCACTCACCTCGGTCCCCTCCTTTCTATACTCTACTGTCCCTTATTATAATCTTATTGCAAATCATTTGCAACTTTTCCTGCTAATTTTCCTAAATATTCCAACTTAAAAGAGTGGTACACAGCCTCAAATACAGTCTGTTACCACCCTCTTTATTTTTACCTTAAACAGCCAATGGCCTTTGCTTCTTATCATGATACTTTTCTACAATCTCTTTAATATCCATACCATTTGCAACCATTTGTAATACCATTTGCTTTGCCTGATCATAGCTTTCAAATATTTTTTTAGCATGATTCACGTTAGAATAAACTTTCCAATATCCTGTACATAAACAATCTTTTCCTTCATTCTTTATAAAGGCTTTTACGTCTTCATGTGGATAACCAAGGAGTATACCTAGTTCATGGGGGAATTGTTGTTTGAAACTCATATAGCATTGATACCTACTTGCTACTTGTTTTAAAATTTCTTCTAGGCTACTTTCCTCATATCCTAATTGCTTCATTAATTGCTGTTGTTTACTTTCTAGAAGATGCTTTTGTAAATGCTTTTTATGATACAAGAAAAACACTATTCTTTTTTCACATTTAAAAAGGATATCATACGAAATCCTACTTTCTTTAAATAATGCTTTGACATGCTCTTCATCTTCTATACTTACAATAAAGATATTAGAAACTTTAATGCCCACTAATAAAGGGGCACATTGAAAAGCTAACTGCTTTGCCAATTTCTTTTGGGTCATTTCTTCTAATTGAATGCATGCTCTACTCATAGATGTCTCCTTTGCTACCTGCTTCTAATGATTGCAGTGTCCACTGCAACCTTTACAACTTTGACCGCAGCCACACGCCTTGCCATTCTTTCTATCTTTAATAATGCTCCTAATAGCTATTCCCATAATGACTACAACTATACTGCCCACTATAAAAGTTCCCATATGCACACATCCCTTCTTGTTTAAATCATAAACCTTGCTATATACATTATAAGCCTTTTAAATCATTTGTTTGTATGCTATTCGTTACTTTACTGTAAGGTTTAACTATTAGATAAATCACCATGAGTATTACCGCAATAGCCACTACTGTACCTAAACCAAATGCGCCTGTGGTGATGAGCTGACCAATTTGGAAAATACATAATGATGCCAGATAAGCAAGGCCAGTTTGATAACCTATTGCAAACCAGAACCACTTTTTATTATTCATTTCTCGTTTGATGGCTCCCATAGCCGCAAAACAAGGTGCACAAAGTAAATTAAACACTAAGAAAGAATAAGCTGCAAGTGCTGGCATTTGGCCTGCAAGGGTGCTCCAAATTTCTGTTCCATCTTCTGCTACTTCTGAGAAACCATATAATACTCCGAAGGTACCTACTACATTTTCTTTGGCTACTAAACCTGTAAGTGCTGCTACTGATGACTTCCAGTCTCCCCAACCTAAAGGAGCAAAAATAGGGGCTAATAGCTTGCCGAAATCTGCTAAAAAGCCATCTTGCAAATCTTCTACCATGATTAGTTTACCATCTACCAATCCAAAGTTAGAAGTAAACCATACAATGACTGTCGATAATAAAATAATAGTTCCTGCTTTTTTAATAAAGGACCAACCACGTTCCCACATACTTCTTAAGATATTACCGACTGTTGGCCAGTGATATGCTGGAAGTTCCATAACAAAAGGAGCTGGGTCCCCTGCAAACATTTTTGTTTTCTTTAAAATAATACCCGAAATAACAATAGCTGCTATGCCTACAAAATAAGCACTTGGTGCCACCCACCATGCGCCATTAAATAACGCACCTGCTATAAGTGCAATAATAGGAAGCTTTGCACCACATGGAATAAAAGTCGTTGTCATGATTGTCATTTTTCTATCACGATCATTTTCAATGGTACGTGATGCCATGATTCCTGGTACACCACAGCCGCTACCTATTAACATAGGAATAAAGGATTTACCTGATAAACCGAACTTTCTAAAGATCCTATCCATAATAAAAGCGACTCTTGCCATATAACCACAAGCCTCAAGGAAGGCAAGGAATATAAATAAAATAAGCATTTGTGGTACGAAGCCTAAAACAGCACCTACACCACCAACTATACCATCTAAGACTAATCCTTTTAACCAGTCTGCACAGCCTATAGCATTTAAGCCGGCTTCAATAATAACTGGAATACCTGGGATAGTCATACCAAAAAGCTGCCATCCTTCACCAAATACACCATCATTGGCCCAATCAGTGGCTATAGTTCCCACTGTGGTTACAGAAATATAGTAAACGATAAACATAACTACTGCAAAGATAGGAAGTGCTAGAAATCTATTGGTTACAATGCGGTCAATGCGATCTGATACACTCAGTTGATCTCTATTCTTTTTAACGTAGCACTTACTAATCATAGAGGTAATATAGAGGTATCTTTCATTGGTAATAATACTTTCTGTATCATCATCCATTGACTCTTCTAGCCCATTAATCTCTACAGATACATCTGGTACTTTATTCATTAAACTATTTATTTTTTCATCGCGTTCTAAAAGTTTAATAGCAAAAAATCGTCTTTGATTTTCTTTTACATCATCTGCTATTTTACTTTCAATATGGGTAAGTACATTTTCTACCTCCGCAGAAAATTCATGGACTCTTTGAACTGCTTTTTTACCTTTTGCTAGCTGAACTGCTTTTTCAGCAGCTTCACTAATCCCCTTACCCTTTAAAGCCGAAATCTCTACAACTGGACATCCTAATTTTTGACTAAGCTTATCTATATGTATGAGATCGCCATTTTTACTGACTATATCCATCATATTGACAGCCATAACTACCGGTATACCAAGTTCAATAAGTTGGGTAGAAAGGTATAAATTTCTTTCTAAATTTGTTCCATCTACAATGTTTAAAATTACATCTGGCGTTTCATTAATGAGGTAATTTCTAGCTACCACCTCTTCTAAAGTATATGGCGATAAAGAATATATACCTGGTAAGTCAATGATAATGACATCTTCATGCCCTTTAAGCTTACCTTCCTTTTTTTCTACTGTTACGCCAGGCCAGTTTCCTACAAATTGGTTTGAGCCGGTTAAAGCATTGAACAATGTTGTTTTACCACAGTTTGGATTACCGGCAAGTGCTATTTTAATTGACATTTGATTACTCCCTTCTACCTCTGCTATCTTTATTCAACTTCTATCATTTCAGCATCTGCTTTTCTAAGAGACAGTTCATAGCCCCTAACTGTTACTTCAATAGGATCACCTAGAGGTGCTACTTTTCTCACATAAACCTCTGTTCCTTTAGTAAGTCCCATATCCATCAAACGTCTTTTGACAGCTCCCATACCATGAAGCTTAACTACCTTAATGGTTTCACCACATTTCATTTCTTTTAGCGTTTTCATAGTACGTCCTTTCTATATTAAAATTTTACTAGCCATTTCTTTATTAAGAGCTACTCTTGATTCTTTAATATTGACAATCACATTGCCATCTAATTTGGAGATTACTGTTACCTTACCTCCCATAACAAAGCCTAAACTTTCTAAAAATCTCCTTACTTCTTCTTTACCGCCAACTTTCTTAATCAAGTTGCTTTCTCCGATACCTGCCATTGTTAAAGGCATATCATCACCCTCTTTATTTTGATAAAAATTATATCTTGATAATAATTTTCATTTTTCTTAAATTTAGTATATTCTAGTTGAGATTTATTGTCAATATCTAATTGATATCTATTATCAAAACTTGACTATTTGAACTATGCTTAATTTATTAATTATTTCCTCATTATTAACCTGACAACCTATTTTAGAGAATCAAAAGAGAGTGTGTTATCTAGTTAAACACACTCTCCTTTTTGTTTAGAACCTATTCGCAGTAATTCCTCGCTTACAATTATCATTTTCCCTTATAACTTAATACTTCTTTTCTCTTTTAAATCTGGTCACTATTCATTTTCTTTTTAAAAATGATGATCGCAACAGCCATAATAACGACTGCATAACCAATCACCCACCACAGATGGGGCATGATCTCACTATAGTTACCTGTTAGAGCGGCTCTTCCCGCCTCTACAGCATGAGCAAAAGGCATGGCATAAGCAACTGTTTTAAACCAACCGCCTACCAAGCTTAAATCAAACCAAGTTCCACTAAGCCAAGCACTTAAGTTGGTTAAGAGTGCCCCACATACAGCACCCACCTGTTTATCATTAAATAAAGTACCTGCTAAAAGGCCAAATCCTATAAATAAAACAGATGTTGGTAACATAACAAGGAGTGCTAAAACGACATTCATACTAATCTCCAACCCCAGAAAAAATGCAGCTATAAAGCAAATTAAGCTTTGCATAATCGCAATAGGTAATAGCGGCAAAGTATAGCCAAGAATATAATCAGATGCTGTAAGTGGAGTAGTAAAAAGTCTCATTAAAAAAGACGTCCCTCTATCTTTGGCAATAAGCATACCCGAAAAAAGTGAGATAAAAGAAAGACCAAATACAGCAATGCCTGGAATAAGCTTATGAATTACAAATAAATCTACTGGAATGTTAGCTTGAATGGCTGATAAAAGAAACAACAACACAAGTGGAAAGCCAAGTCCAAACATCAAATTTAAACGATCTCTTAAAATTTCTTTTCTATTTCGTGATGTAAAAGCAAATACTCTCATTGTTTTCCCCCCTCTATAGTTGCAATGGATACAAAGGCTTCTTCCAAACTCTTTGTATGTGTTTGTTCCTTTAAAGTCTCCACTGTTCCTATGGCTCTCATTTTTCCATTTGCCATAATGCCTACACGATCTGA
Coding sequences:
- a CDS encoding metal ABC transporter substrate-binding protein, yielding MNKKRTALASIFLISTMLLFGCTNKEVSGPQSDRLNIVTSVFAPYDFVRQIVGDKAEVSMLLPPAAESHSYEPTPQDIIKIQNCDVFIYGGGDSDAWVDGILESIDNKDMKVIKMLECVELVEEEIVEGMQHEHDEEDEHAKADEHDEADEHQDEEAHQEEHEEDHDHEAVEYDEHVWTSPKNAIKIVKAIEAAVIEADEINKTDYEENTSAYVKQLQDLDAAFEKVIASGKRKEVIFADRFPLRYFVEEYGLSYYAAFPGCSTDTEPSAATVAFLIDKVKEDQIPVVFHIELSNERMADTICEATGAKKRLFNACHNITKEDFEKGVTYLDVMKANVETIKEALN
- a CDS encoding DUF3793 family protein, translating into MSRACIQLEEMTQKKLAKQLAFQCAPLLVGIKVSNIFIVSIEDEEHVKALFKESRISYDILFKCEKRIVFFLYHKKHLQKHLLESKQQQLMKQLGYEESSLEEILKQVASRYQCYMSFKQQFPHELGILLGYPHEDVKAFIKNEGKDCLCTGYWKVYSNVNHAKKIFESYDQAKQMVLQMVANGMDIKEIVEKYHDKKQRPLAV
- a CDS encoding FeoB-associated Cys-rich membrane protein; translated protein: MGTFIVGSIVVVIMGIAIRSIIKDRKNGKACGCGQSCKGCSGHCNH
- the feoB gene encoding ferrous iron transport protein B; amino-acid sequence: MSIKIALAGNPNCGKTTLFNALTGSNQFVGNWPGVTVEKKEGKLKGHEDVIIIDLPGIYSLSPYTLEEVVARNYLINETPDVILNIVDGTNLERNLYLSTQLIELGIPVVMAVNMMDIVSKNGDLIHIDKLSQKLGCPVVEISALKGKGISEAAEKAVQLAKGKKAVQRVHEFSAEVENVLTHIESKIADDVKENQRRFFAIKLLERDEKINSLMNKVPDVSVEINGLEESMDDDTESIITNERYLYITSMISKCYVKKNRDQLSVSDRIDRIVTNRFLALPIFAVVMFIVYYISVTTVGTIATDWANDGVFGEGWQLFGMTIPGIPVIIEAGLNAIGCADWLKGLVLDGIVGGVGAVLGFVPQMLILFIFLAFLEACGYMARVAFIMDRIFRKFGLSGKSFIPMLIGSGCGVPGIMASRTIENDRDRKMTIMTTTFIPCGAKLPIIALIAGALFNGAWWVAPSAYFVGIAAIVISGIILKKTKMFAGDPAPFVMELPAYHWPTVGNILRSMWERGWSFIKKAGTIILLSTVIVWFTSNFGLVDGKLIMVEDLQDGFLADFGKLLAPIFAPLGWGDWKSSVAALTGLVAKENVVGTFGVLYGFSEVAEDGTEIWSTLAGQMPALAAYSFLVFNLLCAPCFAAMGAIKREMNNKKWFWFAIGYQTGLAYLASLCIFQIGQLITTGAFGLGTVVAIAVILMVIYLIVKPYSKVTNSIQTNDLKGL
- a CDS encoding FeoA family protein, with protein sequence MKTLKEMKCGETIKVVKLHGMGAVKRRLMDMGLTKGTEVYVRKVAPLGDPIEVTVRGYELSLRKADAEMIEVE
- a CDS encoding FeoA family protein, with the protein product MPLTMAGIGESNLIKKVGGKEEVRRFLESLGFVMGGKVTVISKLDGNVIVNIKESRVALNKEMASKILI
- a CDS encoding ABC transporter permease, whose product is MRVFAFTSRNRKEILRDRLNLMFGLGFPLVLLFLLSAIQANIPVDLFVIHKLIPGIAVFGLSFISLFSGMLIAKDRGTSFLMRLFTTPLTASDYILGYTLPLLPIAIMQSLICFIAAFFLGLEISMNVVLALLVMLPTSVLFIGFGLLAGTLFNDKQVGAVCGALLTNLSAWLSGTWFDLSLVGGWFKTVAYAMPFAHAVEAGRAALTGNYSEIMPHLWWVIGYAVVIMAVAIIIFKKKMNSDQI